One window of the Methanomassiliicoccaceae archaeon DOK genome contains the following:
- the ppsA gene encoding phosphoenolpyruvate synthase: MDKKIVDVNELHVEDIPIVGGKGANLGELTNAGFPVPEAFVLTTAAYDYFVQSSNLMDKVAKELAGIDRNSDDSLAAASDKIRALFEECDIPQDLKKDIVSKYRILIPKGKVGFVAVRSSATAEDLPDASFAGQQETYLNVRDEEDLFDKIRKCWSSLFTARAIAYREKQGFAHEDVKLAVVVQRMVNSEFSGIMFTVDPNSGAKQIVIEAGYGLGEAIVGGEVTPDTYVVDKQKMEILKRRISTQTWKYVRGEKGGVVKEDIPKDRVKSQKIPDDRIQEIAEIGRQIEIHYEKPMDMEWCVENDKAYIVQARPITATGNSATNESVGTAANSEDIVAAGLGASPGLATGKVVIYDTSMSLDAVKEGDVLVTQMTMPDMVPAMSRAAAIVTDEGGMTCHAAIISRELGTPCVVGTGNATEILKDGMDVTVDGTTGTVYKGILKKASPDDGSSQAATPVAAAEYVPITGTKVMVNMSMPAKAEEIAKLQCDGVGLMRSEFLFTNYIGEHPCAVIEEGRAEELIDKLAEGIAKVCRAFYPRPITLRTSDFKTNEYRDMKGGADYEPNEDNPMIGWRGCSRYVSDSYREAFMCELKAIKKVRDEMGLKNLNMMLPFVRTIEEVEDITEMMKSVGLRRGKDFKLYFMAEIPVNIFMADKFCEYCDWFSIGSNDLTQLVMGSDRDSDILGHMGYFDERNEGVKRAIAQLIKVAHEHGKHVSICGQGPSVYPEFTEFLVEQGIDCISLNPDTFAKTKRIIASAEQRVILRDLRNLRMRLLE; the protein is encoded by the coding sequence ATGGATAAGAAGATCGTGGATGTTAACGAACTGCACGTGGAAGACATACCCATCGTCGGAGGCAAAGGCGCGAACCTCGGCGAACTCACCAACGCCGGATTCCCGGTCCCCGAGGCATTCGTCCTCACCACCGCCGCCTACGACTACTTCGTCCAGAGCAGCAACCTGATGGACAAGGTCGCCAAGGAGCTCGCCGGGATCGACAGGAACTCCGACGACAGCCTCGCAGCCGCATCCGACAAGATCAGGGCGCTGTTCGAGGAGTGCGACATACCCCAGGACCTGAAGAAGGACATCGTGTCCAAGTACAGGATCCTGATCCCCAAGGGGAAGGTCGGATTCGTGGCTGTCAGGTCGAGCGCCACGGCCGAGGACCTGCCCGACGCGAGTTTCGCCGGACAGCAGGAGACCTACCTCAACGTCCGCGACGAGGAGGACCTGTTCGACAAGATCAGGAAATGCTGGTCCTCCCTGTTCACCGCCAGGGCGATCGCCTACCGCGAGAAGCAGGGCTTCGCCCACGAGGACGTCAAACTGGCCGTCGTCGTGCAGAGGATGGTCAACTCCGAGTTCTCCGGAATCATGTTCACAGTCGACCCCAACAGCGGGGCCAAGCAGATCGTCATCGAGGCCGGATACGGACTCGGAGAGGCCATCGTCGGCGGAGAGGTCACACCCGACACGTACGTGGTCGACAAGCAGAAGATGGAGATCCTGAAGAGGAGGATCTCCACACAGACCTGGAAGTACGTCCGCGGGGAGAAGGGAGGAGTCGTCAAGGAGGACATCCCGAAGGACAGGGTGAAATCCCAGAAGATCCCCGATGACCGCATCCAGGAGATCGCCGAGATCGGAAGGCAGATCGAGATCCACTACGAGAAGCCCATGGACATGGAGTGGTGCGTCGAGAACGACAAGGCGTACATCGTCCAGGCCAGGCCCATCACAGCCACCGGGAACTCCGCCACCAACGAATCCGTCGGAACGGCCGCCAACAGCGAGGACATCGTCGCCGCCGGACTCGGAGCCAGCCCCGGACTCGCCACCGGAAAGGTCGTCATCTACGACACGTCGATGAGCCTCGACGCCGTCAAGGAGGGGGACGTCCTGGTCACACAGATGACCATGCCCGACATGGTCCCCGCCATGAGCAGGGCCGCCGCCATCGTCACGGACGAGGGAGGGATGACCTGCCACGCCGCGATCATCTCCAGGGAGCTCGGCACCCCCTGCGTCGTCGGTACCGGCAACGCCACCGAGATCCTGAAGGACGGCATGGACGTCACAGTCGACGGAACCACCGGAACCGTCTACAAGGGCATCCTGAAGAAGGCCTCCCCCGACGACGGCAGCTCCCAGGCGGCGACACCCGTCGCGGCCGCGGAGTACGTCCCCATCACCGGGACCAAGGTCATGGTCAACATGTCCATGCCCGCAAAGGCCGAGGAGATCGCCAAGCTCCAGTGCGACGGCGTCGGACTGATGCGCAGCGAGTTCCTCTTCACCAACTACATCGGGGAGCACCCCTGCGCCGTCATCGAGGAGGGCAGGGCCGAGGAGCTCATCGACAAGCTCGCCGAGGGAATCGCCAAGGTCTGCAGGGCGTTCTACCCCAGGCCCATCACCCTCAGGACCTCCGACTTCAAGACCAACGAGTACCGCGACATGAAGGGCGGTGCGGACTACGAGCCCAACGAGGACAACCCCATGATCGGATGGAGAGGGTGCTCCAGATACGTCTCCGACAGCTACCGCGAGGCGTTCATGTGCGAGCTGAAGGCCATCAAGAAGGTCAGGGACGAGATGGGCCTCAAGAACCTCAACATGATGCTCCCGTTCGTCAGGACCATCGAGGAGGTGGAGGACATCACGGAGATGATGAAATCCGTCGGGCTCAGGCGCGGCAAGGACTTCAAGCTCTACTTCATGGCGGAGATCCCGGTCAACATCTTCATGGCCGACAAGTTCTGCGAGTACTGCGACTGGTTCTCCATCGGGTCCAACGACCTGACCCAGCTGGTCATGGGAAGCGACAGGGACTCGGACATCCTCGGACACATGGGATACTTCGACGAGAGGAACGAGGGGGTCAAGAGAGCCATCGCGCAGCTCATCAAGGTCGCCCACGAGCACGGCAAGCACGTGAGCATCTGCGGACAGGGACCCTCTGTCTATCCCGAGTTCACGGAGTTCCTCGTGGAGCAGGGAATCGACTGCATCTCCCTGAACCCCGACACGTTCGCCAAGACCAAGAGGATCATCGCCTCCGCAGAGCAGAGGGTCATCCTCAGGGATCTCAGGAACCTCAGGATGAGGCTCCTCGAGTGA
- the porA gene encoding pyruvate ferredoxin oxidoreductase, protein MTHDIAINGDNAVALAWRQIDPDVCAAYPITPQTIIVEKFAEYVANGEVTTEFVCVESEHSALTLCTASASAGARTFTATASQGLAYMWEMMPITAAMRVPIIMAVANRAVSGPININNDHGDAMSARDCGWIQLFSENVQQAYDNSIIAPRIAEHHDVQLPCMVNLDGFILSHAIERMTMVETMDVREFVGDYEPLYPLLDYKHPVSHGNMDGPDFYYPHKYQSVLAMDKALEVAEEVFKEFADMTGREYHLVDEYMCDDAEFVAVILGSSFGTMKETVDQLRAEGIKAGCVMPHVYRPWPEAALAKVLKGKKAVAVFDKHLSIGAYGPMFPEVVTAAADLDTMPKMYNVIYGLGGADATVAGFKKMMEEINEGKAAKVTYLGVKA, encoded by the coding sequence ATGACACACGACATCGCAATCAACGGAGACAACGCCGTCGCACTGGCGTGGAGGCAGATCGACCCCGACGTGTGCGCCGCGTACCCCATCACGCCCCAGACAATCATCGTCGAGAAGTTCGCCGAGTACGTCGCCAACGGGGAGGTCACCACGGAGTTCGTGTGCGTCGAGTCCGAGCACTCCGCACTCACGCTGTGCACCGCGTCCGCATCAGCCGGAGCCAGGACGTTCACCGCGACCGCCTCTCAGGGACTGGCCTACATGTGGGAGATGATGCCCATCACCGCGGCCATGAGGGTCCCGATCATCATGGCTGTCGCCAACAGGGCCGTGTCCGGTCCGATCAACATCAACAACGACCATGGAGACGCCATGTCCGCCCGCGACTGCGGATGGATCCAGCTGTTCTCCGAGAACGTCCAACAGGCCTACGACAACTCGATCATCGCGCCCAGGATCGCCGAGCACCACGATGTGCAGCTCCCCTGCATGGTCAACCTGGACGGATTCATCCTGTCCCACGCCATCGAGAGGATGACCATGGTCGAGACCATGGACGTCAGGGAGTTCGTCGGGGACTACGAGCCCCTGTACCCCCTGCTCGACTACAAGCATCCGGTCTCCCACGGAAACATGGATGGACCCGACTTCTACTACCCCCACAAGTACCAGTCCGTGCTCGCCATGGACAAGGCCCTGGAGGTCGCGGAGGAGGTCTTCAAGGAGTTCGCCGACATGACCGGAAGGGAGTATCACCTGGTGGACGAGTACATGTGCGACGACGCCGAGTTCGTCGCGGTCATCCTCGGATCCTCCTTCGGAACCATGAAGGAGACCGTCGACCAGCTCCGCGCCGAGGGAATCAAGGCCGGATGCGTCATGCCCCACGTGTACAGGCCGTGGCCGGAGGCCGCTCTCGCCAAGGTCCTGAAGGGCAAGAAGGCCGTGGCCGTCTTCGACAAGCACCTGAGCATCGGTGCGTACGGGCCCATGTTCCCCGAGGTGGTCACAGCCGCCGCAGACCTGGACACCATGCCGAAGATGTACAACGTCATCTACGGACTCGGAGGAGCCGACGCCACCGTCGCAGGATTCAAGAAGATGATGGAGGAGATCAACGAGGGCAAGGCCGCAAAGGTCACCTATCTGGGGGTGAAGGCATGA
- a CDS encoding pyruvate synthase: MHMEICWHGRGGQGVVTANEILAETAIAAGMYVKAFPEFGPERMGAPIRGFTRIADTPIRVHSQVYEPDVVIIMDGTLVGKVDVTRGIKKDSVILANYTGTPKELQDALMTDVQCHTLDANRIAIDEIGKPMVNTVMLGALIKCVDIVPYDQLEDQITNKFTGKLSDKVIVKNLSALKRGYKEVQ; the protein is encoded by the coding sequence ATGCACATGGAGATTTGCTGGCATGGTAGGGGCGGACAGGGTGTCGTCACAGCGAACGAGATCCTCGCCGAGACCGCCATCGCCGCGGGAATGTACGTCAAGGCCTTCCCCGAGTTCGGACCCGAGAGGATGGGTGCGCCCATCAGGGGTTTCACCAGGATCGCCGACACACCCATCAGGGTCCACAGCCAGGTCTACGAGCCCGACGTCGTCATCATCATGGACGGCACGCTGGTCGGCAAAGTGGACGTCACCAGGGGCATCAAGAAGGACTCCGTCATCCTCGCCAACTACACGGGGACCCCCAAGGAGCTCCAGGACGCCCTCATGACGGACGTCCAGTGTCACACCCTCGATGCGAACAGGATCGCCATCGACGAGATCGGCAAGCCCATGGTCAACACCGTCATGCTCGGCGCCCTCATCAAGTGCGTCGACATCGTTCCCTACGACCAGCTCGAGGACCAGATCACGAACAAGTTCACCGGAAAGCTTTCCGACAAGGTCATCGTGAAGAACCTCTCCGCTCTCAAGAGGGGTTACAAGGAGGTGCAGTGA
- a CDS encoding pyruvate ferredoxin oxidoreductase (catalyzes the formation of acetyl-CoA from pyruvate and coenzyme A), translated as MTSLSLKELNKLPVRLASGHRLCAGCGESIIVKQILMGTADPVAVSLSTGCLEVSTTVFPYTSWNTPYIHTAFGNGAATCAGLETAYVALKKKGKIKGDMKFVNFAGDGATYDIGLQALSGAMERGHRMMYVCLNNEAYMNTGIQRSSATTLGASTTTSWAGSVQSGKKEFSKDLTEIMVAHNIPYVAQVSPHNWRDTVTKASKGFAVDGPSFINSISPCPRGWRFPSDETINMARLAVETCVWPLFEVVDGKYSLTAESARIADGKVEKKPVMDWLTAQGRFKHLLQDRWEPIAEAYQDEVDRRWRKLIKLTELDY; from the coding sequence ATGACATCACTGTCTCTTAAGGAACTCAACAAGCTGCCCGTCAGGCTCGCCAGCGGGCACAGGCTCTGCGCCGGATGCGGCGAGTCGATCATCGTGAAGCAGATCCTGATGGGAACCGCCGACCCCGTCGCGGTCTCCCTGTCCACGGGATGCCTCGAGGTCTCGACCACCGTGTTCCCGTACACATCCTGGAACACACCCTACATCCACACCGCTTTCGGCAACGGAGCGGCAACATGCGCCGGTCTGGAGACCGCCTACGTCGCCCTGAAGAAGAAGGGCAAGATCAAGGGCGACATGAAGTTCGTGAACTTCGCCGGAGACGGTGCCACCTATGACATCGGACTCCAGGCCCTGTCCGGAGCCATGGAGAGGGGACACAGGATGATGTACGTCTGTCTCAACAACGAGGCGTACATGAACACCGGAATCCAGAGGTCGTCCGCGACCACCCTCGGAGCAAGCACCACCACCTCCTGGGCGGGATCCGTCCAGTCCGGTAAGAAGGAGTTCTCCAAGGACCTGACCGAGATCATGGTCGCCCACAACATCCCCTACGTCGCCCAGGTCTCCCCCCACAACTGGAGGGACACCGTGACCAAGGCCTCCAAGGGATTCGCCGTGGACGGCCCCAGCTTCATCAACTCGATCTCCCCCTGCCCCAGGGGATGGAGGTTCCCGTCCGACGAGACCATCAACATGGCCCGTCTGGCCGTCGAGACCTGCGTCTGGCCTCTGTTCGAGGTCGTGGACGGCAAGTACTCCCTCACAGCCGAGAGCGCCAGGATCGCCGACGGAAAGGTCGAGAAGAAGCCCGTCATGGACTGGCTCACGGCCCAGGGAAGGTTCAAGCACCTTCTCCAGGACAGGTGGGAGCCCATCGCCGAGGCCTACCAGGACGAGGTCGACAGGCGCTGGAGAAAGCTCATCAAGCTGACAGAGCTCGACTACTGA
- a CDS encoding 4Fe-4S dicluster domain-containing protein, which translates to MALANIKDLVVGGRIVKAGSSENFPTGDWRSYVPVVDQDKCIDCYTCWIYCPDNSIVFRDDKMSGIKMSHCKGCGICAKVCPKKAITMKEE; encoded by the coding sequence ATGGCATTGGCTAACATCAAGGACCTGGTCGTCGGAGGACGCATCGTCAAGGCCGGATCCTCCGAGAACTTCCCCACCGGGGACTGGAGGAGCTACGTCCCGGTCGTCGACCAGGACAAGTGCATCGACTGCTACACATGCTGGATCTACTGTCCCGACAACAGCATCGTCTTCAGGGACGACAAGATGTCCGGCATCAAGATGAGCCACTGCAAGGGCTGCGGGATCTGCGCGAAGGTCTGCCCCAAGAAGGCCATCACAATGAAGGAGGAGTGA
- a CDS encoding AAA family ATPase: MRILLIAGMPGAGKEELLGVARSMGVPFLRMGDIVREYHASSGTDLTVGAFASAQREELGKDIWAKRALERMDGEVFLVDGCRSMDEVRSYRGLSDDVRIVGIYAPPSARYERLVRRGRDDAPRSPEEFEARDRREMGWGLADVLALADVMILNDSDLESFKVRTAITLEALL; this comes from the coding sequence ATGAGGATCCTGTTGATCGCCGGGATGCCCGGCGCCGGGAAGGAGGAGCTCCTTGGGGTCGCCCGGTCGATGGGCGTCCCCTTCCTCAGGATGGGCGACATCGTGAGGGAGTACCACGCCTCGTCCGGGACGGACCTGACGGTGGGCGCGTTCGCGAGCGCCCAGCGCGAGGAGCTCGGCAAGGATATATGGGCCAAACGCGCCCTCGAGCGCATGGACGGGGAGGTCTTCCTGGTCGACGGATGCAGGAGCATGGACGAGGTCCGCTCCTACCGCGGCCTGAGCGACGACGTCCGCATAGTCGGGATATACGCCCCGCCGTCCGCCCGCTACGAGCGCCTCGTCAGGAGGGGACGCGACGACGCCCCGCGCAGCCCGGAGGAGTTCGAGGCCCGCGACCGCAGGGAGATGGGCTGGGGACTGGCCGACGTCCTCGCATTGGCCGACGTGATGATACTGAACGATTCGGACCTCGAGTCGTTCAAGGTCCGCACCGCCATAACGCTGGAGGCGTTGCTGTGA
- a CDS encoding branched-chain amino acid ABC transporter permease: MGEYRKAVARAFPYTIPVFAGYLFIGAAFGVMFADQGYNVLWAILMSVVVYAGSGQYLATNFFVPGVSIIQAVFLTVMVNIRHVFYGLSLVDRYNRFGKKRWYLIFGMTDETYSLICTTDVPDDVDEEKFLLSITLLNQLYWILGTIIGSVAFTVISFDSTGIEFAMTALFIVMFMELWYRRTNRPAELIGMVSAVLCLALFGAENFVLPTMVLMVAVILLGKKKLNREEVEADA, encoded by the coding sequence ATGGGAGAGTACAGAAAGGCTGTCGCCAGGGCGTTCCCCTACACCATTCCGGTGTTCGCTGGGTATCTGTTCATAGGCGCCGCCTTCGGCGTGATGTTCGCCGACCAGGGGTACAACGTGCTGTGGGCGATCCTCATGAGCGTGGTGGTCTACGCCGGCTCCGGACAGTACCTCGCGACCAACTTCTTCGTCCCCGGGGTCTCGATCATCCAGGCCGTGTTCCTGACGGTGATGGTCAACATCAGACACGTCTTCTACGGCCTCTCGCTGGTGGACAGGTACAACCGCTTCGGGAAGAAGCGCTGGTACCTCATATTCGGGATGACCGACGAGACGTACTCCCTGATATGCACCACGGACGTGCCGGACGATGTCGACGAGGAGAAGTTCCTCCTGTCGATCACCCTGCTCAACCAGCTCTACTGGATCCTGGGCACAATCATAGGGTCGGTCGCGTTCACGGTGATCTCGTTCGATTCGACAGGCATAGAGTTCGCCATGACCGCCCTGTTCATCGTCATGTTCATGGAGCTGTGGTACAGGCGCACCAACCGTCCGGCTGAGCTCATAGGGATGGTGTCCGCGGTGCTCTGCCTGGCCCTGTTCGGGGCAGAGAACTTCGTCCTGCCCACCATGGTCCTGATGGTAGCGGTGATACTCCTGGGAAAGAAGAAGCTGAACAGGGAGGAGGTTGAGGCGGATGCTTGA
- a CDS encoding DUF92 domain-containing protein, with protein sequence MEFSYLTVAAIVLSVALSVEAYKLQCLTKGGAVASFAVGAFVGVFASINAFFLLTIFTIAGFVATMKDFNKKEESGLQEGQKGERTWKNVLGVGLPPCIAVALNAVGVLDPTAFAVMFVSTITVAGADTIASEIGVRDKNVYMITNFQKVEPGINGGVSKTGTAVSTVAALLIAILGWFVLTESVDWLLLIPFVMGVFGNILDSVFGAVFENKGRMSKYTNNCSTALIGAILGVAIYMLI encoded by the coding sequence ATGGAGTTCTCCTACCTCACAGTGGCAGCGATTGTGCTGTCCGTTGCCCTGTCTGTGGAGGCGTACAAGCTCCAGTGCCTCACAAAGGGCGGAGCCGTGGCATCGTTCGCGGTCGGAGCCTTCGTCGGCGTGTTCGCGTCGATAAACGCCTTCTTCCTTCTCACAATCTTCACCATCGCCGGATTCGTCGCCACGATGAAGGACTTCAACAAGAAGGAAGAATCGGGACTCCAAGAGGGACAGAAAGGGGAGCGCACCTGGAAGAACGTCCTGGGTGTCGGACTTCCGCCGTGCATCGCCGTGGCGCTGAATGCCGTGGGCGTCCTGGATCCGACGGCGTTCGCGGTCATGTTCGTCTCCACCATAACGGTCGCGGGTGCCGACACGATCGCCAGCGAGATAGGGGTCCGCGACAAGAACGTCTACATGATCACGAACTTCCAGAAGGTGGAGCCCGGGATCAACGGAGGCGTCTCGAAGACCGGAACGGCGGTTTCGACCGTGGCGGCCCTGCTCATAGCGATTCTGGGATGGTTCGTCCTCACCGAGTCCGTGGACTGGCTTCTGCTGATTCCGTTCGTGATGGGCGTGTTCGGGAACATCCTCGACAGTGTCTTTGGAGCCGTCTTCGAGAACAAGGGACGCATGTCCAAGTACACCAACAACTGCTCGACCGCGCTGATAGGTGCGATCCTCGGTGTCGCGATCTACATGCTCATCTGA
- the pyrB gene encoding aspartate carbamoyltransferase: protein MDLYDKDVVSIRDLTKDQIESILDLSEKMVPYAMGEKTKRALDGKILGNLFFEPSTRTKLSFESAAYRLGCDVIDVSEMSMTSISKGETLADTIRMVDAYCDLIVLRHPYEGAARLAANCSINPVINAGDGAGSHPTQTLLDLFTMREAKGTLEGLNIVLVGDLKYGRTVHSLADALTMFGAKLTLVAPESLQMPEDTIAHLEEKGCHPTKTADLNDVIDQADVLYVTRIQRERFPDPTEYNKVAGTYRIDNAILREAKSDLIVMHPLPRVDEIAQEVDSTPHARYFRQAFNGVPVRMALLCEILGGDIDA from the coding sequence ATGGACCTATACGACAAGGACGTTGTATCCATCAGAGACCTCACGAAGGACCAGATCGAAAGCATCCTGGACCTCTCAGAGAAGATGGTGCCGTACGCCATGGGCGAGAAGACCAAACGCGCCCTGGACGGGAAGATTCTCGGCAACCTCTTCTTCGAACCCTCAACACGCACCAAGCTCTCGTTCGAGAGCGCCGCATACAGGCTCGGATGCGACGTCATCGACGTGTCGGAGATGTCCATGACATCCATCTCCAAGGGGGAGACCCTGGCGGACACGATCAGGATGGTCGACGCATACTGCGACCTGATCGTCCTGAGGCACCCCTACGAGGGAGCGGCCAGGCTCGCGGCCAACTGCTCCATAAACCCCGTCATCAACGCCGGGGACGGAGCCGGATCCCACCCCACGCAGACTCTGCTGGACCTCTTCACCATGAGGGAGGCCAAGGGCACCCTCGAGGGTCTCAACATCGTGCTGGTCGGGGACCTGAAGTACGGAAGGACCGTCCACTCCCTGGCCGACGCGCTCACGATGTTCGGCGCGAAGCTGACCCTCGTGGCCCCCGAGAGCCTCCAGATGCCCGAGGACACCATCGCCCACCTGGAGGAGAAGGGATGCCACCCCACCAAGACGGCGGACCTGAACGACGTCATCGACCAGGCCGACGTCCTCTACGTGACAAGGATCCAGAGGGAGAGGTTCCCGGACCCGACCGAGTACAACAAGGTCGCCGGCACGTACAGGATCGACAACGCCATCCTCAGGGAGGCCAAGAGCGACCTGATCGTCATGCATCCCCTGCCGAGGGTGGACGAGATCGCCCAGGAGGTCGACTCGACGCCGCACGCCAGGTACTTCAGGCAGGCGTTCAACGGGGTGCCGGTCAGGATGGCCCTCCTCTGCGAGATCCTCGGAGGTGATATCGATGCCTGA
- the sstT gene encoding serine/threonine transporter SstT — MKLRELWDKWTSINLIIRIVAGLLIGIVLALVIPGLDGISLLGTLFVNGLKCIAPFLVFFLIIGSIAGSGSGLGSRFKTVFILYIGSTVVAAVLSVVMFYAFPVGVTMPDDIEAVDSNSDIGVFLVNLLTGMIGNPLNALIEGNYLCILFWSAFIGVVLKATDLKVVKDVAQGIADLITKLVRIIIEFAPIGVLGIVYGIVSDYGMEVFVDYGALIILLVVCMAIVMFITNPVIGGLLMRKNPYPLLYKCLRESGIMAFLTRSSAANIPVNMNLCEKLGLDKEFYSVSIPLGATINMNGAAVTITIMSLCAAYTLGVDIPIGAAILLCIISTVAACGASGVSGGSLLLIPMACSLLGLPAEAADMMIGIGFVIGVIQDSVETALNSSADVFYTSVSEVVECRRKGEVPHFNF; from the coding sequence ATGAAGCTTAGGGAGCTCTGGGACAAATGGACGTCCATCAATCTCATCATCCGTATCGTAGCGGGGCTTCTGATTGGTATCGTCCTTGCCTTGGTGATTCCCGGTCTTGATGGAATCTCGCTTCTAGGTACGCTCTTCGTGAACGGACTGAAGTGCATCGCACCGTTTCTGGTGTTCTTCCTGATCATCGGATCCATCGCAGGGTCCGGAAGTGGTCTGGGATCCCGTTTCAAGACGGTCTTTATCCTCTACATCGGAAGCACGGTCGTCGCCGCGGTTCTCTCCGTGGTGATGTTCTACGCGTTCCCGGTCGGAGTCACAATGCCCGACGACATCGAGGCCGTCGACTCCAACAGCGACATCGGTGTGTTCTTGGTCAACCTCCTCACGGGGATGATCGGCAACCCGCTGAACGCTCTGATCGAGGGTAACTACCTGTGCATCCTGTTCTGGTCCGCATTCATCGGCGTCGTCCTCAAGGCGACGGACCTGAAGGTCGTCAAAGATGTGGCCCAGGGCATCGCGGATCTCATCACGAAGCTCGTCAGGATCATTATTGAGTTCGCTCCAATCGGAGTGCTCGGAATCGTGTACGGAATTGTGTCCGACTACGGGATGGAGGTGTTCGTCGACTACGGCGCGCTCATCATCCTCCTCGTGGTCTGCATGGCCATCGTGATGTTCATCACGAACCCCGTCATCGGCGGGCTGCTCATGCGCAAGAACCCCTACCCTCTCCTGTACAAGTGTCTCCGTGAGAGCGGAATCATGGCGTTCCTCACCAGGAGCTCCGCGGCGAACATCCCTGTCAACATGAACCTCTGCGAGAAACTGGGTCTGGACAAGGAGTTCTATTCCGTTTCGATCCCGCTCGGTGCCACGATCAACATGAACGGAGCGGCTGTGACCATCACGATCATGTCCCTGTGCGCGGCGTACACGCTGGGCGTGGACATTCCGATTGGAGCGGCCATCCTGCTGTGCATCATCTCCACCGTCGCGGCATGCGGTGCGTCCGGTGTCAGCGGAGGTTCCCTCCTGCTGATCCCCATGGCCTGTTCGCTTCTCGGCCTCCCGGCCGAGGCAGCCGACATGATGATCGGAATCGGATTCGTGATCGGAGTCATCCAGGATTCTGTCGAGACCGCACTCAACTCCTCCGCCGACGTCTTCTACACATCTGTGTCCGAGGTCGTCGAGTGCAGGAGGAAGGGTGAAGTCCCGCATTTCAACTTCTGA
- a CDS encoding branched-chain amino acid transporter AzlD has product MLDMVSSLIMIAAVAIATFATRAASFIVFPKDREIPPTVKYIGAVLPPAVIGMLVVYCLRSTQVFAYPYGLPELIACLAVIGLHAWRRNVLLSVGAGTVLYMILVQMVFV; this is encoded by the coding sequence ATGCTTGACATGGTCTCCTCGCTGATCATGATCGCCGCGGTAGCCATCGCGACGTTCGCCACACGCGCGGCATCGTTCATCGTGTTCCCGAAGGACAGGGAGATACCGCCCACCGTCAAGTACATAGGTGCCGTGCTTCCGCCGGCGGTCATCGGGATGCTCGTGGTGTACTGCCTCAGGAGCACGCAGGTGTTCGCCTACCCGTACGGACTGCCGGAGCTCATAGCGTGCCTCGCAGTCATCGGGCTTCACGCCTGGAGGAGGAACGTCCTGCTGAGCGTGGGTGCGGGGACCGTGCTCTACATGATCCTGGTCCAGATGGTCTTCGTCTGA
- a CDS encoding aspartate carbamoyltransferase regulatory subunit, producing MPEGTIKEVKLAPIRNGTVIDHITCGQALNVMKILGVNESNIDSSISIGMHVISAKTTEWKDIIKIEDRELDSKTVDKIALIAPDATISIIRDFYVAEKFTVRLEDHVVGLARCSNPNCITNRGEPVSPEFNVISRHPPQLRCCYCDRILMNISDNLL from the coding sequence ATGCCTGAGGGAACTATCAAGGAGGTCAAGCTGGCCCCCATCAGGAACGGGACAGTGATCGACCACATCACATGCGGACAGGCGCTGAACGTCATGAAGATCCTGGGCGTGAACGAGAGCAACATAGACTCGTCCATCAGCATCGGGATGCACGTCATCTCGGCGAAGACCACCGAGTGGAAGGACATCATCAAGATCGAGGACAGGGAGCTGGACTCCAAGACGGTCGACAAGATCGCCCTCATCGCCCCTGACGCGACGATCTCCATCATCCGCGACTTCTACGTTGCGGAGAAGTTCACCGTCAGGCTCGAGGACCACGTCGTGGGCCTCGCGAGGTGCAGCAACCCCAACTGCATCACCAACCGCGGCGAGCCCGTCAGCCCCGAGTTCAACGTCATCAGCAGGCACCCCCCGCAGCTGAGGTGCTGCTACTGCGACAGGATACTGATGAACATCTCCGACAACCTGCTGTGA